One stretch of Saccharopolyspora erythraea DNA includes these proteins:
- a CDS encoding LppA family lipoprotein has protein sequence MSPLGARSAAGTSALLLTATVAGGCASGPEDGAAALRQRPSIEEISDRYGRMQQELRDRLAAELGVSAWVNDGEASRAGCADFPGIQEAESRTLDRWTYEANIADERWPEAVRVAAEVTAGYGFGAPRPVVDRPDDHEVEATDGFAAVYRFGTAKNTILSLSTGCHLPQGSLG, from the coding sequence ATGAGCCCCCTCGGCGCGCGTTCGGCGGCAGGCACTTCGGCGCTGTTGCTCACCGCAACAGTGGCCGGCGGGTGCGCGAGCGGGCCCGAGGACGGTGCCGCCGCGCTGCGGCAACGCCCCTCCATCGAGGAGATCAGCGACCGCTACGGCCGGATGCAGCAAGAGCTGCGCGACCGGCTGGCCGCGGAGCTCGGCGTGTCCGCGTGGGTGAACGACGGGGAGGCGAGCCGGGCGGGTTGCGCGGACTTCCCCGGCATCCAAGAGGCCGAGAGCCGCACCCTCGACCGGTGGACCTACGAGGCGAACATCGCCGACGAGCGCTGGCCGGAGGCCGTCCGGGTCGCTGCCGAGGTCACCGCCGGTTACGGGTTCGGGGCACCCAGGCCGGTCGTCGACCGCCCCGACGACCACGAGGTCGAGGCCACCGACGGGTTCGCAGCGGTCTACCGGTTCGGCACGGCGAAGAACACCATCCTCAGCCTCAGCACCGGCTGCCACCTGCCGCAGGGCAGTCTGGGCTGA
- a CDS encoding LppA family lipoprotein, whose amino-acid sequence MKKLVLFTLCAVLAAGCAGRPGPTPGGDVEDQRATLQQRPSIEEVTARYDQMQRELRERLSAEIGSLSWTPREPMSNAGCADFPNLGGETRMLESWRSSGNLPDANWPRAVRVVGEVTARYGFGAVEVVVDRPGDHQITATDQYGGSYLFGTAKNTLLTVSTGCHLPQGG is encoded by the coding sequence ATGAAGAAGCTCGTTCTGTTCACGCTCTGCGCCGTGCTCGCCGCCGGATGCGCGGGACGGCCGGGCCCGACCCCCGGGGGAGATGTGGAAGACCAGCGCGCGACCCTCCAGCAGCGGCCGAGCATCGAGGAGGTGACCGCCCGCTACGACCAGATGCAGCGCGAGCTCCGGGAGCGGCTGTCCGCCGAGATCGGGTCGCTGTCCTGGACCCCGCGCGAGCCGATGAGCAACGCCGGCTGCGCGGACTTCCCCAACCTGGGTGGGGAGACTCGGATGCTGGAGTCGTGGCGCTCCAGCGGCAACCTCCCCGACGCCAACTGGCCGCGCGCGGTACGCGTCGTGGGAGAGGTGACCGCCCGATACGGCTTCGGCGCCGTGGAGGTCGTCGTCGACCGGCCCGGCGACCACCAGATCACCGCGACCGACCAGTACGGCGGCAGCTACCTGTTCGGCACCGCGAAGAACACCCTGCTGACCGTCAGCACCGGCTGCCACCTGCCGCAGGGCGGATGA
- a CDS encoding alpha/beta hydrolase produces the protein MVSLSDVRRWEPAALEKVFAALGRHQDRLVAVDDELKGSARPEGWRGAAADSAAQSHAGLTRVMRELVVEVAAVRRCVAETADEVEAIHRLLREADDLARGNGFEITAEGGVRDVAPPDDVPADQIEQVRQERIRVRDQLVEKVREILQRANRADEELAKVLTDAENDVMDPGRGGSLADDAATGDARGLAATIDAPPAGTAAENARWWKSLSREEQDALRAAPPAWLGNRDGIPAQVRDLANRNRIDDERDALHEERAGIERGGVSEDERAKLEEVDGKIASIDAIDKTLERQPPRQLLVLDSGGERLKAAVAVGDVDTADHVSVFTPGLNSTVSGTLEGLDHQMNQLRTQAQHESDRYGEGGTVAAVSWIGYEAPQDDEHAPWDENSVIRSDSAQEGGAKLNEFFRGINASRDTDPHLTALGHSYGSTTTGYALQGGGHGVDDAIVFGSPGVGTDDVEDLHMPEGHTYRIEARNDPVADFGRFGGDPTHMEGIQDLSAEEATEPGGGRRLGESTGHSGYVADNSTSQHNMAAVVAGLPDRTVRGEGKGFGDYLSWAPSKIRDLF, from the coding sequence ATGGTGTCGCTTTCCGACGTCCGCAGGTGGGAGCCGGCCGCGCTGGAGAAGGTCTTCGCCGCGCTGGGCAGGCACCAGGACCGGCTGGTCGCCGTCGACGACGAGCTGAAGGGCTCAGCCCGGCCCGAGGGCTGGCGTGGTGCGGCCGCCGATTCCGCCGCGCAGAGCCACGCGGGCCTGACCCGGGTGATGCGGGAGCTGGTGGTCGAGGTGGCCGCGGTCCGCCGCTGCGTCGCCGAGACCGCCGACGAGGTGGAGGCGATCCACAGGCTGCTCCGCGAAGCCGACGACCTGGCCAGGGGAAACGGCTTCGAGATCACCGCCGAGGGCGGCGTCCGCGACGTCGCTCCGCCCGACGACGTGCCGGCCGACCAGATCGAGCAGGTCAGGCAGGAGCGCATCCGCGTCCGCGACCAGCTCGTGGAGAAGGTCCGCGAGATCCTCCAACGGGCCAACCGCGCCGACGAGGAGCTGGCGAAGGTGCTCACCGACGCCGAGAACGACGTCATGGACCCCGGCCGGGGCGGCTCGCTCGCCGACGACGCCGCGACCGGCGACGCCCGCGGCCTGGCCGCGACCATCGACGCACCGCCCGCGGGCACTGCGGCGGAGAACGCCCGCTGGTGGAAGTCGCTGTCGCGGGAGGAGCAGGACGCGCTGCGCGCGGCCCCTCCCGCCTGGCTCGGCAACCGCGACGGCATCCCCGCCCAAGTCCGCGACCTGGCCAACCGCAACCGCATCGACGACGAACGCGACGCCCTGCACGAGGAGAGGGCCGGGATCGAGCGGGGCGGTGTCTCCGAGGACGAGCGCGCGAAGCTCGAGGAGGTCGACGGCAAGATCGCCTCCATCGATGCCATCGACAAGACGCTCGAACGGCAGCCGCCGAGGCAACTGCTGGTGCTGGACTCCGGCGGTGAGCGCCTCAAGGCCGCGGTGGCTGTGGGCGACGTCGACACCGCCGATCACGTCTCGGTGTTCACCCCGGGGCTCAACAGCACGGTGAGCGGCACCCTGGAGGGCCTCGACCACCAGATGAACCAGCTCCGCACCCAAGCCCAGCACGAGAGCGACCGCTACGGCGAAGGCGGCACGGTCGCCGCGGTCAGCTGGATCGGCTACGAGGCCCCGCAGGACGACGAGCACGCGCCGTGGGATGAGAACTCGGTGATCCGCTCCGACTCCGCGCAGGAGGGCGGAGCGAAGCTCAACGAGTTCTTCAGGGGCATCAACGCCTCCCGCGACACCGATCCGCACCTGACCGCGCTCGGGCACTCCTACGGTTCGACCACGACCGGCTACGCGTTGCAGGGCGGTGGGCACGGGGTGGACGACGCGATCGTCTTCGGCTCCCCCGGCGTCGGCACCGACGACGTCGAGGACCTGCACATGCCGGAGGGGCACACCTACCGGATCGAGGCGAGGAACGACCCGGTGGCCGACTTCGGGCGCTTCGGCGGCGATCCCACGCACATGGAGGGCATCCAGGACCTCTCCGCCGAGGAGGCGACCGAGCCCGGTGGCGGCCGGCGGCTCGGGGAGTCCACCGGGCACAGCGGTTACGTCGCCGACAACAGCACCAGCCAGCACAACATGGCCGCCGTCGTCGCGGGTCTGCCCGACCGCACCGTGCGGGGCGAGGGCAAGGGCTTCGGCGACTACCTTTCATGGGCACCCTCGAAGATCCGGGACCTGTTCTGA
- the dapE gene encoding succinyl-diaminopimelate desuccinylase, which yields MTAELNLTADPVELTAALVDIPSVSGDEKLIADAVEHALREQAPHLEVVRNGEAVLARTNLGRGSRVVLAGHLDTVPVNDNLPSHRSGSGDDELLHGCGTADMKSGDAVMLGIAAGLTDPRHDLTFLFYDCEEVEAERNGLNRIERELPEWLDGDLAVVCEPSNAAIEAGCQGTLRVEVRTKGARAHTARAWMGENAIHAAQPVLQRLVDYTPRQPMIDGLQYHEGLQAVRIAGGVAGNVVPDSCVVTVNHRFAPDRSLAEAEAHVREVFDGFDVTLTDGAQGALPGLTAPAAAELVAASGQPPVAKLGWTDVARFAARGLPAVNFGPGAPTLAHTQQEHVPVTQIRHCAQALRRFLSPEG from the coding sequence GTGACCGCCGAGCTGAACCTCACCGCAGACCCTGTCGAGCTCACCGCCGCGCTGGTGGACATCCCGAGCGTGTCGGGCGACGAGAAGCTCATCGCCGACGCGGTCGAGCACGCGCTGCGCGAGCAGGCGCCGCACCTGGAGGTCGTGCGCAACGGCGAGGCCGTGCTGGCCAGGACGAACCTGGGCCGGGGCTCCCGAGTGGTGCTCGCCGGGCACCTCGACACCGTGCCGGTCAACGACAACCTCCCGTCGCACCGCAGCGGCTCGGGCGACGACGAGCTGCTGCACGGCTGCGGCACGGCCGACATGAAGAGCGGCGACGCGGTGATGCTCGGCATCGCCGCCGGGCTCACCGACCCGCGCCACGACCTGACCTTCCTGTTCTACGACTGCGAGGAGGTCGAGGCCGAGCGCAACGGCCTGAACCGCATCGAGCGGGAGCTGCCGGAATGGCTCGACGGCGACCTCGCGGTGGTCTGCGAGCCGTCGAACGCGGCGATCGAGGCCGGGTGCCAGGGCACGCTGCGGGTCGAGGTGCGCACGAAGGGTGCGCGGGCGCACACGGCGCGGGCGTGGATGGGCGAGAACGCCATCCATGCGGCGCAGCCGGTCCTGCAGCGCCTGGTCGACTACACGCCGAGGCAGCCCATGATCGACGGCCTCCAGTACCACGAGGGGCTGCAGGCGGTGCGGATCGCCGGTGGCGTCGCGGGCAACGTCGTCCCGGACAGCTGCGTGGTGACGGTGAACCACCGCTTCGCCCCGGACCGCTCCCTGGCCGAGGCGGAGGCGCACGTGCGGGAGGTCTTCGACGGCTTCGACGTGACGCTGACCGACGGGGCGCAGGGCGCGCTGCCGGGACTCACGGCGCCCGCGGCGGCGGAGCTGGTGGCGGCGTCCGGACAGCCGCCGGTCGCGAAGCTGGGGTGGACCGACGTGGCGCGGTTCGCCGCGCGCGGGCTGCCCGCGGTGAACTTCGGGCCCGGCGCCCCGACGCTGGCCCACACGCAGCAGGAGCACGTGCCGGTGACGCAGATCCGCCACTGCGCCCAGGCCCTGCGGCGCTTCCTCAGCCCGGAGGGCTGA